GATTGTGACGTTGTCCTAGGGAGGAGGGCGCAGGCATGCTGAGTGTGTTGATTGCAGGGCCGGTCTTAGGGGGGGTGGCGGTGTGGCTGGTGCGGGACCCCCGGCAAATGCGACTGCTGGCGCTGGTGGTGAGCGGCTTGATGGTGGCCTGGGCAGGCATTTTGCTGAGCCGTTTCGATGTCACCCAGCCGGGGATGCAAATGCTGGAGACCTGGCCCTGGTTGCCGAATTTGGGGTTGAACTATCGCCTGGGCGCTGATGGGCTGGCAATCTCCCTGCTGGCGCTGAATGCCTTGATTAGCTGGGTGGTGATTTACAGCACGCCGGTGGAGGTGGA
The sequence above is drawn from the Gloeomargarita sp. SKYB120 genome and encodes:
- a CDS encoding NAD(P)H-quinone oxidoreductase subunit D4 (catalyzes the transfer of electrons from NADH to ubiquinone; NdhD4 is possibly involved in a constitutive CO(2)-uptake system) translates to MLSVLIAGPVLGGVAVWLVRDPRQMRLLALVVSGLMVAWAGILLSRFDVTQPGMQMLETWPWLPNLGLNYRLGADGLAISLLALNALISWVVIYSTPVEVERPRLYYSLVLWASAGLAGAFAAQNVLLFVLFYELELVPLYFLIGIWGGPKREYAALKFLLYTAISGVLILIG